A segment of the Devriesea agamarum genome:
GCTTCGGTGTGACCAGTGAATACTTGACCTTTGCCCGCGACATTCAGATCAAGATCGCCCAGGGTGCGAAGCCGGGCGAAGGCGGTCAGCTGCCGCCGCAAAAGGTGTACCCGTGGATTGCGCGCACCCGCCACTCAACTCCGGGTATCGGGCTGATTTCTCCGCCGCCACACCACGACATTTACTCAATTGAAGACCTTGCCCAGCTCATCCACGACGCGAAGAATGCCAACCCCGCGGCCAGAGTCCATGTGAAGCTCGTGGCTGAACACGGCGTGGGTACGGTGGCGGCCGGGGTGTCTAAAGCACATGCCGATGTGGTGTTGATTTCCGGGCACGACGGAGGCACGGGTGCTTCGCCCCTGAATTCCCTGAAGCATGCCGGGATTCCATGGGAGCTGGGTCTAGCCGAAACCCAGCAGACCCTTTTGCTCAATGGGCTGCGTGACCGGATCACGGTTCAGGTCGACGGGCAGATGAAGACCGGGCGGGACGTCGTGATTGCCGCTTTGCTCGGTGCCGAGGAATTTGGGTTCGCGACGGCGCCGCTGGTCGTATCGGGCTGCATCATGATGCGGGTGTGTCATTTAGACACCTGCCCCGTCGGGGTGGCGACCCAAAACCCTGAACTTCGCGAGCGATACACCGGAACCCCGGAGCTCGTGATCACCTTCTTTGAATTCATCGCCGAACAGGTGCGTGAGCATTTGGCGGCATTGGGACTGCGGTCGATTGAAGAAGCTGTAGGGCGTCTGGATCTCCTGGACATTGACGATGCTCGCCGCCATTACAAGCAGGAAGGGTTGGAGCTGGGACGCATTGTGCAGGCGGTTGAGCCCTTCCCTGGGGACCATCCCCGGCGGATGCGGGCCCAGGACCATGGCCTTGACCGGGCGTTGGATCATGACCTCATCGCGCAGGCCGCTGAGGCGTTAGACCAGGGCATTCCCGTCGTGATTCAGTCGTCGGTGCGCAATGTGAACCGCACGGTCGGCACCATGCTCGGCCACGAAGTTACCCGCCGCTATCGAGGTGAGGGCTTACCCGAGGACACCATCACCGTGCGCCTCGATGGAACCGCTGGCCAATCTCTAGGAGCGTTCCTTCCACTGGGGGTCACCCTGGAGCTGACGGGTGATGCCAACGATTACGTCGGTAAAGGTCTGTCCGGTGGGGTGATCTCAGTGGCGCATGCTCAAGGTAGTGAGCTTGCGCGCCGCTCGGCCACCATCGCAGGCAACACCGTGGCGTATGGCGCGACCAGCGGCAAGCTGTTTCTCGCGGGAAGCGCCGGTGAACGCTTCGGGGTGCGTAACTCGGGCGCAACGCTGGTGGTTGAGGGGATTGGCGATCACGGATGTGAGTACATGACCGGTGGTGCCGTGTTCGTGCTCGGTCCCACCGGCCGAAACCTCGGAGCTGGTATGTCTGGAGGATCACTGTTCGTTCTCGATCTGAATCAAGATGTGATCAATCCCCAGGATGCCCCGTCCTTTGAGGTTGGGTCCGTGCGCGATGAACACCGTGATTTTGTCATGGAGGTGCTGCGCGAACATGTGCGCCGGACCGAGTCGCCGCGAGTCGAGTCTCTGCTGGCCGACCCACAGGACCTTTTTGCACGTCTGACGCAGATCACCCCGCGTGAATTCTTGCGGGTGACCACCATCCGCGAGCAGGCGCTCGAAGACGGTATTGACCCTGACTCTCACGAAGTGTGGAACATGATCTTGGAGGGTTCACATGGCTGATCCGCGCGGTTTTCTGAAAAACAGGAATCGTGAACTGCCTGCCCGCAGGCCTGTTCCGGTGCGCCTTATGGACTGGCGCGAGGTGTACGAGGCGCGCGAGCAGGGCACCTTGGATGTGGTCTCCCGGCAAGCGGGCCGCTGTATGGACTGTGGAATCCCGTTTTGTCATCAGGGGTGCCCGCTAGGGAACCTGATCCCCGAGTGGAATGAGCTGGTGTATCGCAGCGACTGGCAGGACGCGATTGAGCGTTTGCACGCGACCAATAATTTCCCCGAGTTCACCGGACGCGCGTGCCCGGCTCCGTGCGAGACCAGCTGTGTTTTGGGGATTAACCAGCCCGCGGTGACGATCAAGAATATTGAGGTCTCCATCGTCAACCGTGCTTTTGACGAAGGCTGGGTGACTCCGCAGGTGCCCACGCGCCAGACTGGGCACACGGTGGCGGTGGTCGGCTCGGGCCCGGCGGGCCTGGCCGCGGCTCAGCAGCTCACTCGGGCGGGGCACACCGTGGTGGTGCTTGAGCGTGATGACCGTCTCGGTGGTCTTCTGCGATATGGGATCCCGGAGTTCAAGCTGGAAAAGCGCCATGTAGATCGGCGCATTGAGCAGATGCGGGACGAGGGGACTCGTTTTCGCACCGGTGTGACGGTGGGTGCGATACCCCAGGCTGAAGCTGGCGAACCTAAGCAAACCAGCGGAACTGAGGACGCTGGAGGGGCTGGGAACCGTGGGGGAGTGCGCCACGAGAGTGCCATCACATTGCAGGACCTGCGCAGGCGGTTTGATGCGGTCATTCTCGCTACCGGTGCCTCTGTTCCTCGAGACCTCCCGGTGACCGGGCGCGAGGCGCGCGGAATTCATTTTGCGATGGAGTACCTCACCCAAGCCAATCGCAGTGTGGCCGGCGACGAGGTTCCCGGGCAGATCACGGCTGAGGGTAAGGACGTGATCATTATCGGTGGCGGAGACACCGGGGCAGACTGCCTGGGCACTGCTCTGCGGCAAAAAGCGCGGTCGGTCACGACCTTGGCGATCGGTGTGCAACCCCCGTCTGAGCGTGATGAACGCCATCCGTGGCCCACCCATCCGGTGATTTTTGAGGTCACATCCGCCCATGAAGAGGGTGGTGAGCGCACCTTTTTGGCCTCGACAACCGGCTTTGAAACCGATGCGGAAGGGAACGTCAGCGGTATCCGGGTGGCGCGTACCCGGTTCGTGGATGGTAAGCGGGTCCCGACACCCGGGACCGACCGGGTCCTTCCCGCTCAGCTGGTGCTTATAGCCATGGGATTTGCTGGTCCTGAGCAGGATTCGTTCGCTGGCCCAGAGGGCATCCAGTTCGATAACCGGGGCCATATGGCGCACGGCGATAACTGGATGACCAGTCTCGACAATGTTTTTGTGGCGGGTGACTGCGCCCGCGGTCAGTCGTTAATTGTGTGGGCGATTGCTGAGGGGCGCGCGTGTGCGTCGGCGGTGGATCAACACTTGATGGGGATGACAGAGCTCCCGGCTCCCGTCATTCCCGGGACTCAGCCGATTACACTGTAGAGGGAACTCGACGGCGCGCTCCTCACGACCCTTCACTCTCGACAGATAGGTAGTCATGCGTAAAGCGAAGATCGTCTGCACTCTCGGCCCGGCGACTCACACCTACGATCAGATCCGGACCCTGATCGATGCGGGCATGAATGTTGCGCGCATGAATCTCTCTCACGGCACGTATGCGGACCATGAGGCCGTCTATAGCAATATTCGCCGGGCGGCTGCAGACCTCGGTAAGAACGTTGCGGTCCTGGTGGACCTCCAGGGTCCGAAGATCCGCCTTGGAAAGTTCGAGGGTGGCCCGTACGAGCTCGCGATTGGCGATCAGTTCACGATCACCACGGACGACATTGTGGGAACCCGTGAGCGGGTCTCAACGACCTTCAAAGGACTTCCGGGAGACTGCCGTCCCGGTGACATGCTTCTGATCGACGACGGCAAGGTCGCGGTGCGAGTCATTGAAGTGACCGACACCGACGTGCGCACGGTGGTTGAGGTTCCCGGCCCGGTCTCTAACAACAAGGGCATCAACCTTCCGGGAGTGGCGGTTTCCGTCCCCGCCATGAGTGAGAAGGACATTGAGGACCTTCGCTGGGGTCTGCACCTGGGCGCCGATCTGATTGCCCTGTCCTTCGTCCGCGATGCGCATGACATGGACGATGTGCTGAAGATCATGAAAGAGGAGGGAGTTCGCCTCCCCGTCATTGCCAAGATCGAAAAGCCGCAGGCGGTGCGCGCTCTGCGCCAGATTGTCGGCGCCTTCGACGGCATCATGGTGGCCCGTGGTGACCTCGGCGTTGAGCTTCCGCTCGAACAGGTCCCGCTGGTTCAAAAGCGCGCCATTGAGCTCGCTCGCCGCAATGCGAAGCCCGTGATCGTGGCCACCCAGGTGCTGGAGTCGATGATCTCCTCGCCGCGCCCGACCCGCGCCGAGGCCTCCGACTGCGCGAACGCTATCCTCGACGGTGCGGACGCCGTCATGCTCTCCGGTGAGACCAGCGTTGGCCAGTTCCCATTTGAGGCTGTGCGCACGATGGCGCGCATTGTCACCAACACCGAGGAGAACGGTGCTGACCGGATTGCTCCGCTCGGCACCATTCCGCACACCCGCGGTGGTGCGATCACTCGCGCCGCAGCGGAAATTGGGGATCAGCTGTCGGCCCAGTACCTCGTCACCTTCACTGAATCAGGTGACACGGCGCGTCGCCTGGCACGCCTTCGCCCCACTATTCCTCTGCTCGCGCTCACCCCGTACGACAAGGTGCAACACCAGCTTTCGCTCAGCTGGGGTATTGAGGCCCTGTTGGTGCCGGAGCAGAAGAATACTGACGAAATGATTGCTTTGGTCGATGAGCTGCTGCGTGAGCACAAGGGCTTGCAGCCCGGTGACCTGGTGGTTGTTGCCGCCGGTTCGCCTCCCGGCGTTCACGGCTCGACCAACACGCTGCGCGTGCACCGGATTGGTGACCTCGATGGCGCAGAATCGGCCCGGATCGAGGCTGACTCCATTGCACGTCCCGTCCACGAACGCTGAGTTCTAGGTTTTAAAATTCGCGACACCGGCACCATCGGTTATGGGTGCCGGTGTCGCGGCATATCGGGGCGTGTATGTGGGCCTCGGGGTGTGAGTACGTGTCTGCGGTATGCGTATCTCGGCTATTTACTGCCGCTATTTCTGCGCTCGGCGAGGCGAGATGGCGTGTGGGGCAGGCATAAAACATAGGGACCCCGGAAAGCCCGGAGCCCCTATGTTTTGTCATACGGAGTCAGTCGGTAAAAGATCTCATCGATCATTCACCGATGGGTGCCGGGTGCGGGACTCGAACCCGCACGCCCTATGGACAACGCATTTTGAGTGCGTCGCGTCTACCGATTCCGCCAACCCGGCGAGGAAATGACTTCACTAAGACTATCCTGCCCTACAATTGAATCAACAGCTGATTCGACGAGAACGACAGGTGACATGAACGACAATAATGAGATTCCCGAGCAGGACGACGCTCCGGCGAAGGCAGTTCAGCGGCGGCGTGCCCTGGTCGCCGAAGATGAAAGCCTGATTCGGATGGATATCGTCGAAACCCTCACCGAAGCGGGGTATGACGTCGTTGCCGAGGTAGCCGACGGCGAAAGTGCCGTGGAGAAAACCCGCGAGCTGCGTCCGGACATCGTGGTGATGGATGTCAAGATGCCGAAGATGGATGGCGTGAGCGCGGCGGAGATTATCGGCAAAGAGTCTTTGGCCCCGGTCGTGATGCTTACCGCATTTAGCCAGACGGAGCTGGTTGAGCGTGCCCGTGACGCGGGCGCTATGGCCTATGTAGTCAAGCCTTTCACGCCGGCTGATCTCCTTCCCACGATCGAAATCGCGGTTTCGCGTTTCGCCCAGATTTCTCAGCTCGAGGCCGAAGTTGCGGACCTCACCGAACGCTTTGAAACCCGTAAGCGGGTGGATCGCGCTAAGGGTCTGCTGATGACGAATATGGGCTTGACCGAACCGGAGTCATTCCGGTGGATTCAAAAGACATCGATGGATCGCCGACTCACTATGCGTGAGGTGGCCGATGCGGTGATTGATCAGCTCGCCACCCGGGCGACCAAAGAGTAAATAGATAGTCAGCCGATTGCGGCGGCGCGGACTGCGGTCTGTGCCGCCGCTTTTGTTTGCTGGCATGCCCGACTATCCGGCTTGCCTGCGGCTGGCTGGCCCCAGGGCTAGCTGATGCGTGTGAGGCTAAGCCGTTTCAGCAGCTCGAGGCGGTAGCAGCATAGTGGTGACGGTGCAGGTGCACAGCAGATGCTTGCGTTTGTCCGTCACCTCCACCAGGTATGAAGCCAGCTGCTTACCGAGATGGCGGGCGGTTGCGGTGGCAATCACTTCCCCCGACCGAGCCGACCGGTGATGGGTGGCCGACACGTCGACTCCGACCGCGGTTGCGCCGTCGCCATGAATTGTTCGAGCGTGCACGAAGGCGGCCAGGGATGCCACAGTTTCCGCTAGGGCAATGGATGCCCCACCGTGCAGAAGACCGGCTGGTTGGGTGTTCCCGGCCACCGGCATGCGGATGACACCGCCCTCGGCGGAGAGGTCTAACAGCTCCATATTCATGCGCGAGCACAGGGTGCCCGGGAGCTGGGAACGGACCGCCTCGATGATTCCAGGGTCGGTCGCAGCGGTGCGTCGGGAGCGAGCATGAGCGCGATTCACGGGTCAAGGGTGTCATGGAGCGTGGTCCGTGTGCCAGTTCTGGCGTTGCGAGCTTCGCTCTTTGTGGACGAGACTTGCGGCATGGACCAGACCCGCATGCTTCTCGTTGATGGCCACTCAATGGCGTTCCGCGCGTTTTTCGCCTTGCCTGCCGAGAGTTTCAGTGACGGCCGGGGACAGGCCACGAATGCGGTCTATGGTTTTACAAACATGCTGTTTAACGTGGTCACGACGGAGAAACCAACCCATGTTGCGGTAGCGTTCGACCTTCCGGGTGGCACCTTTAGGGACCGGATCTACGACCAGTACAAGGCGGGTAGGGCTTCGACTCCTCCGGAGTTCATCGGACAGATCGAGCTAATTCAGCGAGTGCTCGATGCCTTGGGTGTGTGTTGGCTGACAGCTGAGGATCACGAAGCGGATGATGTGGTCGCCACACTTGCCCGCAGAATCTCACAACGCGGGGGTGAGGTCTTGGTGTGCACTTCTGACCGGGATGCCATTCAGTTAGTCGATGACCAGACCACGGTGTTGCAGCCGCGCAAGGGCGTGACTGACCTTGTGAGGATGACCCCACAGGCTGTGTGGGACAAGTACGGTGTGACCCCGCAGCAGTATCCGGAGCTGGCAGCGCTCGTGGGGGAGAGCGCCGATAACCTTCCAGGGGTGCCGGGGGTGGGGCCGAAAACCGCCGCGAAGTGGATTGGCATGTACGGCTCCTTGGAGCAGATTGTGGCCAGGGCGGAAGAGATTAAAGGGAAGGCAGGGCAGTCCCTGCGCGATCACCTCGACGATGTTGAGCGCAACCGGCGCATGAACGCGGCGGTGACCACCCTCGATCTTCCTGATGACGATGCACTGTATCGGCTTGGACGCGGCTCGCGTCAGGCGCTTGCAGAGGTCTTCGACAATCTTGCGTTTCACACCATCAGGCAGCGGGTGCCGGATCTGTTTTTGGCAGATGCTCCTGAGGCCCCGGCTGCTCCGTCGGCGCCTGATAGCCCGCGCGATGTGACGAAGCCTCTGATTGATTCCGGCGATGGTCTGATTGCGGCGCTGACGCGCTGGCGAGCGGATGGCGGGGCTGTGGTTGCCACCGGAACCTGGGAACAGGGGGCGGGTGATGCTCATCACCTGGCGATTGCTGGCTGCGATGGGGTCGCCGTGGTTGCCTTAAGTGATCTCACCTCGGAGGCGGAGAAGGCTTTAGCGGCTTGGTTATCTGACCCGGAGATTCCGCTCACGGCGCACGATGCCAAGCGGGTAGCGCACCTTATGGCTTCGCGCGGTATGGATGTGTGCGGGGTTGTGATGGACCTGGGGATCGCCGAGTTCCTGTGCCGACCTGATCAACGTCCGGCCACCATTGCGCAACTGGCTCTGCGCCACTTGCATGAAGACATCGAGGCGGAAGTGGGGGCGTCCGAACAACTTGCACTCGATCTCGATGGTGAGAGTGTGGCGGCCCAGGCCACTGCGCTCGCTCGGCAGGCGGATGCGGTTGCTCGGGTGGGGGAGGTGCTTGCGGCCGATGTCGCTGCCCGCGGAGCCGAGAATCTGCTAGAGACCTTGGAACTGCCGTTACAGTCGGTGATCGCAGATATGGAAGCGATCGGTATTGCCACCGATGACACCGTGCTGTCAGATCTCGATGCCGCACATGCGCAGCGTCAGCGTGAGGTTGCCGAAGCGGCTTTTGCGGAAATCGGTGGGGACCGGATCAATCTTGGTTCACCGAAGCAGCTTCAAGAGGTGCTGTTTACGCGCTTGGACATGCCGAAAACCCGGAAGACTAAAACCGGCTATTCAACGGATGCGGAATCCCTGACCGATCTGTTTGCGCGGACCGGACATCCGTTCCTCGAGCATCTGCTCGCTCACCGCGATGTCACTAAGATGCGTCAGATTATCGAAACGTTGCGCAAATCTATTGCCGACGATGGCCGCATTCATACGACGTTCCACCAAAACATTGCGGCTACCGGTCGACTGTCCTCGAACAGTCCCAATTTGCAGAATATTCCCGCGCGTACAGCTGAGGGGCGGCGAATTCGGGAAGCCTTCCGATGCAGCGACGGTTTTGACACTTTAATGACTGCTGACTATTCGCAGATTGAAATGCGCATCATGGCTCATCTGTGCGGGGATGAAGGACTGATTGAAGCATTCCGCAGCGGTGAGGACTTACACGTGTTTGTTGCCTCCCGGGTGTTCGGGGTGGCTGCGGACGAGGTGGACAGCGCCATGCGCTCAAAGACCAAAGCCGTCTCCTATGGGCTCGCATACGGCCTGTCTGCCTTTGGTTTGGCTCGTCAGCTGCATATCAGCCAGACGGAGGCGACCGCGTTGCGTGACGGCTATTTTGAACGGTTTGGAAAGGTGCGGGACTATTTGCGCGCCTCGGTGGAGACTGCCCGGGAGAAGGGGTACACCGAGACGATTCTCGGACGCAGGCGTTATCTTCCCGACCTCGGTTCGGATAACCGTCAGCGTCGGGAGAATGCCGAGCGGGTCGCATTAAACTCGCCTATTCAGGGTTCAGCTGCCGACATCATCAAGCTGGCGATGCTGGGTGTGCAACGGGAGTTGACCGCGCGCGCTTTGCAATCGCGGATGCTGCTTCAGGTGCACGATGAACTGGTGTTGGACATTGCGCCGGGCGAGGAATCTGAGGTGCGCCAGCTAGTGGTGGAGCAGATGGGCGGCGCGTACGATCTGTCGGTGCCTTTAGAAGTTTCGGTGGGAACAGGTCCGACGTGGGCGGCGGCAGCGCACTGAGCAGAACCGTCGAGTTGATCGTTCACGCTCGAACAGCGTGGGGTTCATCGGTCCTGGCGTGTGCAACACCAGATGGCGGTGCCGGGAAGTATCTCTCCGCGCACTTTGGACCATCCGCCCCAGGTGCGGGCGTGTGGTGACCATTCGGGTTCGACCAGGTCGACAATCGTGAACCCTGCGGCGACCAGGTGGCGAACCCAGTCGCCGAGGGTACGGTGATGTTCGCTGTAGCTGAGCCGTCCTTGCTCATCGTGTTCTGTATACGGGGTTCGATCGAAATATGGGCGGTCAGCGCGTAGGCCGCGTTCCGACGGGTCATCGGGGAAGGCCCAGCGCACTGGGTGGCTGACTGAGGCGACAAATCGCCCGCCGTCGCACAGAACTCGGGCGACCTGCCGCAGCGCTGTGTCCAGATCTGCGACGAAGGGGAATGCGCCGTAACTGGTGAAGACATGGGTGAAGGACGCGTCCTCGAACGGAAGCTTCAAAATGTCGGCTTGAACTGTCGGGACGCAGATTCCGCTTTCGTCATCGAGGCGTCTCGCTTGGTCGAGCATTCCGCGAGAGAGATCACACCCGATGACGTCGATTCCCTGGGAGAGCAGCCATCGGCTGCCTTGTGCTGCTCCGCAACCTACTTCGAGAACTCGGCCCCGGCGCAGTTCCTCCAGTGGGCCGAGCAGTTGAGCGTCGCGTTCGAGCAGGCGTTCTGGGCCCCAGGACAGTTCGACATCGCCTAGATCATGCCGATGCTCGGCGATGTAGGAGGGTGCTTCGACATCCCAGAAATTGCGGTGTGCCGCGGAGTCCTCGGTGAGCTCAGCGGTCAGAGAATCAGGCTGAAGGGGTTTCGGCTGCGGGTTGGGATGGCGGATGGGGTTGGTCATAACGCCTCCGGGCGAGTATGGCAGCGCGATCGGGCTGGAAAAATTCGTGCGGGAATGTCTTTGACCATGGATCAAGGGCGGGCTAGACTCAGATGCATCTGTGTTGCGACCTTCCGCTGACTCTAGATTGCAGGTTCTAATTGCAGGTCCCGGCTTTGTCTGGCCTGTGACAACTTGGAATGGGTGCGGTTCGTAGCCACGCAGGCAGCATTCAGAATACTGTCCCTACTCATTTCTGTCCCGACGGAGCTTCGACCTACATGACCAGCGTGACCGACGCCAACGCGGCACCCCAGATCGCCATCAACGATATCGGCAGCGCCGATGATTTCATGGCCGCCATCGACTCGACCATCAAGTACTTCAACGATGGCGACATCGTCGAGGGCACCGTGGTGAAGGTCGACCGTGACGAGGTTCTCCTCGATATCGGCTACAAGACCGAGGGTGTTATCCCCTCCCGTGAGCTGTCCATCAAGCACGACGTTGACCCCGGTGAGGTGGTTGAGGTCGGCGACGAGATCGAGGCCTTGGTCCTGCAGAAGGAGGACAAAGAAGGCCGTCTGATCCTGTCCAAGAAGCGTGCGCAGTACGAGCGCGCCTGGGGCACGATCGAGCAGATCAAGGAAGACGACGGCGTTGTCACCGGCACCGTCATCGAGGTTGTCAAGGGCGGCCTCATCGTCGATATCGGTCTGCGTGGCTTCCTACCCGCCTCCCTCGTTGAAATGCGCCGCGTGCGTGACCTGCAGCCGTATGTCGGTCAGGAACTCGAGGCGAAAATCATCGAGCTGGATAAGAACCGCAACAACGTGGTCCTTTCCCGCCGCGCCTACCTCGAGCAGACCCAGTCGGCCGTGCGCAGCGACTTCCTGCAGACCCTCCAGAAGGGCCAGATTCGCGACGGTCACGTCTCCTCCATCGTCAACTTCGGCGCATTCGTCGATCTCGGCGGTGTGGACGGCCTCGTGCACGTCTCTGAGCTGTCCTGGAAGCACATCGACCACCCGAGCGAGGTTGTCGAGGTTGGTACCCCGGTCACCGTCCAGGTGCTCGATGTCGACATGGACCGCGAGCGTGTCTCCCTGTCGCTGAAGGCCACTCAGGAAGATCCGTGGCAGCACTTCGCACGCACCCACGCCATTGGCCAGGTCGTGCCCGGTAAGGTCACCAAGCTGGTTCCCTTCGGCGCCTTCGTGCGCGTGGAGGACGGCATCGAGGGCCTCGTGCACATTTCCGAGCTGGCTGTGCGCCACGTGGATCTGCCCGAGCAGGTTG
Coding sequences within it:
- a CDS encoding glutamate synthase subunit beta, producing the protein MADPRGFLKNRNRELPARRPVPVRLMDWREVYEAREQGTLDVVSRQAGRCMDCGIPFCHQGCPLGNLIPEWNELVYRSDWQDAIERLHATNNFPEFTGRACPAPCETSCVLGINQPAVTIKNIEVSIVNRAFDEGWVTPQVPTRQTGHTVAVVGSGPAGLAAAQQLTRAGHTVVVLERDDRLGGLLRYGIPEFKLEKRHVDRRIEQMRDEGTRFRTGVTVGAIPQAEAGEPKQTSGTEDAGGAGNRGGVRHESAITLQDLRRRFDAVILATGASVPRDLPVTGREARGIHFAMEYLTQANRSVAGDEVPGQITAEGKDVIIIGGGDTGADCLGTALRQKARSVTTLAIGVQPPSERDERHPWPTHPVIFEVTSAHEEGGERTFLASTTGFETDAEGNVSGIRVARTRFVDGKRVPTPGTDRVLPAQLVLIAMGFAGPEQDSFAGPEGIQFDNRGHMAHGDNWMTSLDNVFVAGDCARGQSLIVWAIAEGRACASAVDQHLMGMTELPAPVIPGTQPITL
- the pyk gene encoding pyruvate kinase, coding for MRKAKIVCTLGPATHTYDQIRTLIDAGMNVARMNLSHGTYADHEAVYSNIRRAAADLGKNVAVLVDLQGPKIRLGKFEGGPYELAIGDQFTITTDDIVGTRERVSTTFKGLPGDCRPGDMLLIDDGKVAVRVIEVTDTDVRTVVEVPGPVSNNKGINLPGVAVSVPAMSEKDIEDLRWGLHLGADLIALSFVRDAHDMDDVLKIMKEEGVRLPVIAKIEKPQAVRALRQIVGAFDGIMVARGDLGVELPLEQVPLVQKRAIELARRNAKPVIVATQVLESMISSPRPTRAEASDCANAILDGADAVMLSGETSVGQFPFEAVRTMARIVTNTEENGADRIAPLGTIPHTRGGAITRAAAEIGDQLSAQYLVTFTESGDTARRLARLRPTIPLLALTPYDKVQHQLSLSWGIEALLVPEQKNTDEMIALVDELLREHKGLQPGDLVVVAAGSPPGVHGSTNTLRVHRIGDLDGAESARIEADSIARPVHER
- a CDS encoding ANTAR domain-containing response regulator yields the protein MNDNNEIPEQDDAPAKAVQRRRALVAEDESLIRMDIVETLTEAGYDVVAEVADGESAVEKTRELRPDIVVMDVKMPKMDGVSAAEIIGKESLAPVVMLTAFSQTELVERARDAGAMAYVVKPFTPADLLPTIEIAVSRFAQISQLEAEVADLTERFETRKRVDRAKGLLMTNMGLTEPESFRWIQKTSMDRRLTMREVADAVIDQLATRATKE
- a CDS encoding PaaI family thioesterase, which translates into the protein MNRAHARSRRTAATDPGIIEAVRSQLPGTLCSRMNMELLDLSAEGGVIRMPVAGNTQPAGLLHGGASIALAETVASLAAFVHARTIHGDGATAVGVDVSATHHRSARSGEVIATATARHLGKQLASYLVEVTDKRKHLLCTCTVTTMLLPPRAAETA
- the polA gene encoding DNA polymerase I: MDQTRMLLVDGHSMAFRAFFALPAESFSDGRGQATNAVYGFTNMLFNVVTTEKPTHVAVAFDLPGGTFRDRIYDQYKAGRASTPPEFIGQIELIQRVLDALGVCWLTAEDHEADDVVATLARRISQRGGEVLVCTSDRDAIQLVDDQTTVLQPRKGVTDLVRMTPQAVWDKYGVTPQQYPELAALVGESADNLPGVPGVGPKTAAKWIGMYGSLEQIVARAEEIKGKAGQSLRDHLDDVERNRRMNAAVTTLDLPDDDALYRLGRGSRQALAEVFDNLAFHTIRQRVPDLFLADAPEAPAAPSAPDSPRDVTKPLIDSGDGLIAALTRWRADGGAVVATGTWEQGAGDAHHLAIAGCDGVAVVALSDLTSEAEKALAAWLSDPEIPLTAHDAKRVAHLMASRGMDVCGVVMDLGIAEFLCRPDQRPATIAQLALRHLHEDIEAEVGASEQLALDLDGESVAAQATALARQADAVARVGEVLAADVAARGAENLLETLELPLQSVIADMEAIGIATDDTVLSDLDAAHAQRQREVAEAAFAEIGGDRINLGSPKQLQEVLFTRLDMPKTRKTKTGYSTDAESLTDLFARTGHPFLEHLLAHRDVTKMRQIIETLRKSIADDGRIHTTFHQNIAATGRLSSNSPNLQNIPARTAEGRRIREAFRCSDGFDTLMTADYSQIEMRIMAHLCGDEGLIEAFRSGEDLHVFVASRVFGVAADEVDSAMRSKTKAVSYGLAYGLSAFGLARQLHISQTEATALRDGYFERFGKVRDYLRASVETAREKGYTETILGRRRYLPDLGSDNRQRRENAERVALNSPIQGSAADIIKLAMLGVQRELTARALQSRMLLQVHDELVLDIAPGEESEVRQLVVEQMGGAYDLSVPLEVSVGTGPTWAAAAH
- a CDS encoding class I SAM-dependent methyltransferase, encoding MTNPIRHPNPQPKPLQPDSLTAELTEDSAAHRNFWDVEAPSYIAEHRHDLGDVELSWGPERLLERDAQLLGPLEELRRGRVLEVGCGAAQGSRWLLSQGIDVIGCDLSRGMLDQARRLDDESGICVPTVQADILKLPFEDASFTHVFTSYGAFPFVADLDTALRQVARVLCDGGRFVASVSHPVRWAFPDDPSERGLRADRPYFDRTPYTEHDEQGRLSYSEHHRTLGDWVRHLVAAGFTIVDLVEPEWSPHARTWGGWSKVRGEILPGTAIWCCTRQDR
- the rpsA gene encoding 30S ribosomal protein S1 codes for the protein MTSVTDANAAPQIAINDIGSADDFMAAIDSTIKYFNDGDIVEGTVVKVDRDEVLLDIGYKTEGVIPSRELSIKHDVDPGEVVEVGDEIEALVLQKEDKEGRLILSKKRAQYERAWGTIEQIKEDDGVVTGTVIEVVKGGLIVDIGLRGFLPASLVEMRRVRDLQPYVGQELEAKIIELDKNRNNVVLSRRAYLEQTQSAVRSDFLQTLQKGQIRDGHVSSIVNFGAFVDLGGVDGLVHVSELSWKHIDHPSEVVEVGTPVTVQVLDVDMDRERVSLSLKATQEDPWQHFARTHAIGQVVPGKVTKLVPFGAFVRVEDGIEGLVHISELAVRHVDLPEQVVTVDQDVFVKVIDIDLERRRISLSLKQANEGVDPEGDDTTFDPALYGMAAEYDENGEYKYPEGFDPETNEWLPGYEKQREDWESEYAKAYERWNQHKAQVAEALKAEDESAAAPAAGAPAANGGATSYQSSPADAGTLASDEALAALREKLTGN